Proteins found in one Methylobacterium sp. CB376 genomic segment:
- a CDS encoding TAXI family TRAP transporter solute-binding subunit, with protein MTRLAALAISVALLAGAPGSPAQAREAAPAAESEGMVGDSMNAATVSIVTGTPGGTYFRIGADLAFVLDDGKQLRILPILGKGAGQNAYDLLFLKGVDLAFLRTDTLEQLREDKRLTKVDTRIQYISKLFDDELHIIGPVDVTDARQLAGKRVTFDVKGSGTDYSGRAMFRKLGIAVQAINVDQPTALEMLRKGEVDAVVSVAAKPVAMIAGFDPGGKFHLIPAKYAAAVEDAYLPASLTKQDYPKLMGQADEVQTLAVGTVLGVYKPVKGSARYAKLTRFVDAFFGKFDEFLAPQRHPKWREVNLAAEVSGWTRFLPAQKWLDAHREPQTSGGGDFTAFLNDQQPSAATGKEELYQAYLQWRKGRGRAINSLGERVPDRQTKGSSF; from the coding sequence ATGACCCGTCTCGCGGCCCTCGCGATCTCGGTCGCTCTGCTCGCCGGGGCGCCGGGCTCCCCGGCCCAGGCCCGGGAGGCGGCGCCGGCCGCCGAGAGCGAGGGGATGGTCGGCGACAGCATGAACGCGGCGACGGTCTCGATCGTCACCGGCACGCCGGGCGGCACCTATTTCCGCATCGGCGCGGACCTCGCCTTCGTGCTCGACGACGGCAAGCAGCTGCGGATCCTCCCGATCCTCGGGAAGGGCGCCGGGCAGAACGCCTACGACCTCCTGTTCCTGAAGGGTGTGGACCTCGCCTTCCTGCGCACCGACACGCTCGAGCAGCTGCGCGAGGACAAGCGGCTGACCAAGGTCGACACCCGCATCCAGTACATTTCCAAGCTGTTCGACGACGAACTGCACATCATCGGTCCGGTCGACGTCACGGATGCGCGGCAGCTCGCGGGCAAGCGCGTGACCTTCGACGTCAAGGGCAGCGGCACCGATTACAGCGGCCGGGCGATGTTCCGGAAGCTCGGGATCGCCGTGCAGGCGATCAACGTCGATCAGCCGACGGCGCTCGAGATGCTGCGCAAGGGCGAGGTGGACGCCGTCGTCTCCGTCGCCGCCAAGCCCGTGGCGATGATCGCGGGCTTCGATCCGGGCGGCAAGTTCCACCTCATCCCGGCGAAGTACGCGGCCGCGGTCGAGGATGCCTACCTGCCGGCCTCGCTCACCAAGCAGGATTACCCCAAGCTCATGGGACAGGCCGACGAGGTGCAGACGCTGGCGGTCGGCACGGTGCTCGGGGTCTACAAGCCCGTGAAGGGCTCGGCCCGCTACGCCAAGCTCACCCGCTTCGTGGATGCGTTCTTCGGCAAGTTCGACGAGTTCCTCGCGCCGCAGCGCCACCCGAAATGGCGCGAGGTCAACCTGGCCGCCGAGGTGAGCGGCTGGACCCGGTTCCTGCCGGCCCAGAAGTGGCTCGACGCGCATCGCGAGCCGCAGACCTCCGGGGGCGGAGACTTCACGGCCTTCCTGAACGACCAGCAGCCGAGTGCCGCGACCGGCAAGGAGGAACTCTACCAAGCCTACCTGCAATGGCGGAAAGGCCGCGGCCGCGCCATCAACAGCCTGGGCGAGAGGGTCCCGGACCGGCAGACGAAGGGTTCGAGCTTCTAG
- a CDS encoding response regulator, whose amino-acid sequence MTEETPSPSRRLPRFARPRSRAALLAVLLLGVSFAAALLNYLSGTRAAAEAVRLNGVIAQSERVLSTLKDLETGLRGYILTGDGAYLDPYAAALTHIDPELDRLDGFDRDPDTRARRRRLIADQRAYAARAVAARREQGPEAASALVRSGEGKRIMDALRTLTAAVQDRAVADLDRIAARERLRSPLLQVLVLASALAAAGLLARLAILRRREGRRTAALLAGVLENAPVGLGFLDRDLTIRHMNRALESMSERGLGTGVGEPIWALLPSLRDALAPKLAAARDEGLVTANVEVGVPTPSAPGSVRYFQMSFFPLRRDVDDRAARAEGVGLVMSDVTLRKLSEARTRESEERFRSLTEATSAIVWRTTPEGTFAQVTSEWTRFTGQTPEEAAGLGFLDAVHPEDRAATRAAWEQAVATHALYAIEHRLRRHDGIYRHMEVRAVPILEKDGRVREWVGAHADTTARKEAELALEAAREAAEEANAAKSQFLANMSHELRTPLSAVIGYAEMLQEEMEDLGASALLPDMRKIEANARHLLGLINDVLDISKIEAERMEVYAEDFDVAATLQDVGATVGSLIAKKDNALVLDLAEGLGRAHTDVTKLRQCLINLLSNAAKFTEGGRIVLSAERLRRDGRDRLRFRVADTGIGMSAEQQARLFERFTQADASTTRRFGGTGLGLAITRAFVEMLGGAIAVESRAGEGTTFTIELPVRYRAEAEAGEDEADAAAPAPAAEAAREAGGDLVLVIDDDPATRDLLARFLRRDGFRVAAAPDGRAGLDQARALRPRVILLDVTMPRMDGWEVLRALRADPDLAATPVIMVTVLDEQNLAFSLGATDYLHKPVAWKQLKEAMERFRPAIHEGPVLVVDDDPDVRERITALLTREGWRAASAANGRAGLDAVAVRKPGLILLDLMMPELDGFGFLRGLRARPEWRDIPVVVLTAKDVTADERRRLAGQADRVLQKGGLSMADLAATVRSLLVPS is encoded by the coding sequence ATGACCGAGGAGACCCCATCCCCGAGCCGCCGGCTGCCGCGCTTCGCGCGCCCGCGGTCGCGCGCCGCCCTCCTGGCCGTGCTGCTCCTCGGCGTCAGCTTCGCGGCGGCCCTCCTGAACTACCTATCGGGCACGCGCGCCGCGGCCGAGGCGGTGCGGCTCAACGGCGTGATCGCCCAGAGCGAGCGCGTGCTCTCGACCCTGAAGGACTTGGAGACCGGCCTGCGCGGCTACATCCTCACCGGCGACGGCGCCTATCTCGACCCCTACGCGGCGGCGCTGACGCACATCGACCCGGAGCTCGACCGGCTCGACGGCTTCGACCGCGACCCGGACACCCGCGCCCGGCGCCGCCGCCTGATCGCGGACCAGCGCGCCTACGCGGCCCGCGCGGTCGCGGCGCGCCGGGAGCAGGGCCCCGAGGCCGCCTCCGCCCTGGTGCGGAGCGGGGAGGGCAAGCGCATCATGGATGCGCTGCGGACCCTCACGGCGGCGGTGCAGGACCGGGCGGTCGCGGATCTCGACCGCATCGCGGCGCGCGAGCGCCTGCGCTCGCCGCTGCTGCAGGTCCTGGTGCTGGCCTCGGCGCTGGCGGCGGCGGGCCTGCTCGCGCGCCTCGCCATCCTGCGCCGCCGCGAGGGCCGCCGCACCGCGGCGCTCCTCGCCGGGGTGCTGGAGAACGCGCCCGTCGGGCTCGGCTTCCTCGACCGCGACCTCACCATCCGGCACATGAACCGGGCGCTGGAGAGCATGAGCGAGCGCGGCCTCGGCACCGGGGTCGGAGAGCCGATCTGGGCGCTGCTGCCCTCCCTGCGCGACGCGCTCGCGCCCAAGCTCGCGGCGGCGCGCGACGAGGGCCTGGTCACGGCGAATGTCGAGGTCGGGGTGCCGACCCCGAGCGCGCCGGGCAGCGTGCGCTACTTCCAGATGAGCTTCTTCCCCCTGCGCCGCGACGTCGACGACCGCGCCGCGCGGGCGGAGGGCGTCGGGCTCGTGATGTCGGACGTGACCCTGCGCAAGCTCTCCGAGGCGCGCACGCGGGAGAGCGAGGAGCGCTTCCGCTCGCTCACCGAGGCGACCTCGGCCATCGTCTGGCGCACCACCCCGGAGGGCACCTTCGCGCAGGTCACCTCGGAATGGACGCGCTTCACCGGCCAGACCCCCGAGGAGGCGGCGGGGCTCGGCTTCCTCGACGCCGTCCATCCCGAGGACCGCGCCGCCACCCGCGCGGCCTGGGAGCAGGCGGTCGCGACCCACGCGCTCTACGCGATCGAGCACCGGCTGCGCCGCCACGACGGCATCTACCGCCACATGGAGGTGCGCGCGGTCCCGATCCTGGAGAAGGACGGCCGGGTGCGCGAGTGGGTCGGGGCGCATGCCGACACCACGGCGCGCAAGGAGGCCGAGTTGGCGCTCGAGGCCGCCCGCGAGGCGGCCGAGGAGGCGAACGCCGCCAAGAGCCAGTTCCTGGCCAACATGAGCCACGAGCTGCGCACGCCCCTCTCGGCGGTGATCGGCTACGCGGAGATGCTGCAGGAGGAGATGGAGGATCTCGGCGCGTCGGCGCTGCTGCCCGACATGCGCAAGATCGAGGCGAATGCCCGCCACCTGCTCGGGCTGATCAACGACGTGCTCGACATCTCGAAGATCGAGGCCGAGCGGATGGAGGTCTATGCCGAGGATTTCGACGTCGCCGCGACCCTGCAGGATGTCGGCGCCACGGTGGGGTCGCTGATCGCCAAGAAGGACAACGCGCTGGTGCTGGACCTCGCGGAGGGGCTCGGGCGGGCGCATACCGACGTCACGAAGCTGCGCCAGTGCCTGATCAACCTCCTCAGCAACGCCGCGAAGTTCACCGAGGGCGGCCGGATCGTGCTCTCGGCCGAGCGCCTGCGGCGGGACGGCCGCGACCGGCTGCGCTTCCGGGTCGCCGACACGGGCATCGGCATGAGCGCGGAGCAGCAGGCGCGGCTGTTCGAGCGCTTCACCCAGGCGGATGCCTCGACGACCCGCCGCTTCGGCGGCACCGGGCTCGGCCTCGCCATCACCCGCGCCTTCGTGGAGATGCTGGGCGGCGCGATCGCGGTCGAGAGCCGCGCAGGGGAGGGCACGACCTTCACGATCGAGCTGCCGGTCCGCTACCGGGCGGAGGCGGAGGCCGGGGAGGACGAGGCCGATGCCGCGGCGCCCGCGCCCGCCGCGGAGGCGGCGCGGGAGGCCGGCGGGGACCTCGTCCTCGTCATCGACGACGACCCGGCGACCCGCGACCTCCTCGCCCGCTTCCTGCGGCGGGACGGGTTCCGGGTCGCCGCCGCGCCGGACGGGCGCGCCGGGCTGGACCAGGCCCGGGCGCTGCGCCCCCGGGTGATCCTGCTCGACGTCACCATGCCGCGCATGGATGGCTGGGAGGTGCTGCGCGCCCTGCGGGCGGACCCGGACCTCGCCGCGACGCCCGTGATCATGGTGACGGTGCTCGACGAGCAGAACCTCGCCTTCTCGCTCGGCGCGACCGACTACCTGCACAAGCCCGTGGCCTGGAAGCAGCTGAAGGAGGCGATGGAGCGCTTCCGGCCGGCGATCCACGAGGGGCCGGTCCTGGTCGTGGACGACGACCCCGACGTGCGCGAGCGCATCACCGCGCTCCTCACCCGCGAGGGCTGGCGCGCCGCCTCGGCGGCGAACGGCCGGGCCGGGCTCGACGCGGTGGCGGTGCGCAAGCCGGGGCTGATCCTGCTCGATCTGATGATGCCCGAACTCGACGGGTTCGGCTTCCTGCGCGGCCTGCGGGCGAGGCCGGAATGGCGGGACATCCCCGTCGTGGTGCTGACCGCCAAGGACGTGACCGCCGACGAGCGGCGGCGCCTCGCCGGCCAGGCCGACCGCGTCCTGCAGAAGGGCGGCCTGAGCATGGCCGACCTCGCCGCCACCGTCCGCTCCCTGCTCGTGCCGAGCTGA
- a CDS encoding dihydroxyacetone kinase subunit DhaK — MTHFLTRRETLVADALDGLLLAPAEPGLARLDGDPEIRVVLRAERDRTKVAVISGGGAGHEPAHAGFVGEGLLDAAVCGDIFASPSVDAVLAAILAVAGPAGCLLVVKNYVGDRINFGLAAEKARALGHAVEVVIVGDDVALPDSARPRGIAGTVLVHKAAGHAAAAGQPLAAVRAAAEATARAVRTLGVATATCAIPGQGAEARIPAGEAELGLGIHGEPGVQRIALPPLPALVADMVGRFGPEIREAPQLALLVNNLGGVSAVEMAAVAREVLRGPLGPRIAWLLGPAPVVTALDMRGFSLSLMPVDAAAAAMLTAPVRAPAWPAPRRVRGEAAALPLPAALRPAPDEPSADPASRRLLEAACRALIAAQAALDALDARVGDGDTGTTFASGARRVLAEIDALPLAEPAALCRALAERLSRAMGGSSGVLLSILLAEAGHRLREGADPGEALAAGVARMQFYGGAREGDRTMLDALLPAARALAEGGGLAAAARAARAGAQATAAMAAARSGRSSYLGVRDLAGTADPGAEAVARAFEALAEAAGSP, encoded by the coding sequence ATGACGCACTTCCTCACCCGGCGCGAGACGCTGGTCGCCGATGCCCTGGACGGGCTCCTCCTCGCCCCCGCGGAGCCCGGGCTCGCCCGCCTCGACGGCGACCCGGAGATCCGCGTCGTGCTCCGGGCCGAGCGCGACCGGACCAAGGTCGCGGTGATCTCGGGCGGGGGCGCGGGCCACGAGCCGGCGCATGCGGGCTTCGTGGGCGAGGGCCTGCTCGACGCCGCGGTCTGCGGCGACATCTTCGCCTCGCCCTCGGTGGACGCGGTCCTGGCCGCGATCCTGGCGGTGGCCGGACCGGCCGGCTGCCTCCTCGTCGTCAAGAACTACGTCGGGGACCGCATCAATTTCGGGCTGGCGGCCGAGAAGGCGCGCGCCCTCGGGCACGCGGTCGAGGTGGTCATCGTCGGCGACGACGTGGCGCTCCCGGACAGCGCGCGGCCCCGCGGGATCGCCGGGACGGTGCTGGTGCACAAGGCGGCCGGCCACGCCGCGGCGGCGGGGCAGCCCCTGGCGGCCGTGCGCGCCGCCGCCGAGGCGACGGCCCGCGCGGTGCGCACGCTCGGCGTGGCCACCGCCACCTGCGCCATCCCCGGCCAGGGGGCCGAGGCGCGGATCCCGGCCGGCGAGGCCGAGCTCGGCCTCGGCATCCACGGCGAGCCGGGCGTGCAGCGCATCGCCCTCCCTCCCCTGCCGGCGCTCGTCGCCGACATGGTCGGCCGCTTCGGCCCGGAGATCCGCGAGGCGCCGCAGCTCGCGCTCCTCGTCAACAATCTCGGCGGCGTCTCGGCCGTCGAGATGGCGGCGGTGGCCCGGGAGGTCCTGCGCGGCCCGCTCGGCCCGCGGATCGCCTGGCTGCTCGGGCCGGCGCCGGTCGTGACGGCCCTCGACATGCGCGGCTTCTCGCTCTCGCTGATGCCGGTGGACGCCGCCGCGGCGGCGATGCTGACTGCGCCCGTGCGGGCGCCGGCCTGGCCGGCGCCGCGGCGGGTGCGCGGCGAGGCGGCGGCGCTGCCGCTCCCCGCCGCGCTCCGGCCCGCGCCGGACGAGCCCTCCGCGGATCCCGCCTCGCGCCGCCTGCTGGAGGCGGCCTGCCGCGCGCTCATCGCTGCCCAGGCGGCCCTCGACGCGCTCGACGCGCGGGTGGGGGATGGCGATACCGGCACGACCTTCGCCTCCGGCGCGCGGCGCGTCCTCGCGGAGATCGACGCCCTGCCGCTCGCCGAGCCGGCCGCCCTCTGCCGGGCGCTGGCGGAGCGGCTGTCGCGGGCGATGGGCGGGTCGAGCGGCGTCCTGCTCTCGATCCTGCTGGCGGAGGCCGGGCACAGGCTGCGCGAGGGTGCGGATCCCGGCGAGGCGCTGGCCGCGGGCGTCGCCCGCATGCAGTTCTACGGCGGCGCCCGGGAGGGCGACCGGACCATGCTCGACGCGCTGCTCCCCGCCGCGCGGGCGCTGGCCGAGGGCGGCGGCCTCGCCGCGGCCGCCCGGGCGGCCCGGGCCGGGGCGCAGGCCACGGCCGCGATGGCGGCGGCGCGCTCGGGCCGGTCGAGCTATCTCGGGGTGCGGGACCTCGCCGGCACCGCGGATCCGGGCGCGGAGGCGGTCGCGCGCGCCTTCGAGGCCCTCGCGGAGGCGGCCGGCTCGCCGTGA
- a CDS encoding 2-hydroxyacid dehydrogenase, whose product MHEPIAFVGSLDAREEAAFLAALRAALPEESLVPFRALTPAQREAVRVAVVANPDPAEVARLPRLAWIQSLWAGVERLVRDLGAAGVPIVRLVDPELARTMAEAVLAWTFFLQRDMPAYRRQQEAGIWRPLPYRAPAEMTVGLLGFGLLGAAAAGRLDEAGFRVAAWSRTPRARPGAEAGATLAGPDGLARLLAGSDVVVCLLPMTPATRGLLGAAQFAAMKPGAALMNFGRGPIVATDALLAALESGQLSHAVLDVFDTEPLPPESPLWRHPGVTVLPHVTAPTNPRSAAAIVAENLRGYRRTGRIPAAVDAARGY is encoded by the coding sequence ATGCACGAACCGATCGCCTTCGTCGGCAGCCTGGACGCGCGGGAGGAGGCCGCCTTCCTGGCGGCGCTCCGCGCGGCCCTCCCGGAGGAGAGCCTCGTCCCGTTCCGCGCCCTCACCCCGGCGCAGCGGGAGGCGGTCAGGGTCGCCGTGGTGGCCAATCCCGATCCCGCCGAGGTCGCGCGCCTGCCCCGCCTCGCCTGGATCCAGAGCCTGTGGGCGGGGGTCGAGCGCCTCGTGCGCGATCTCGGCGCGGCCGGCGTGCCGATCGTCCGGCTGGTGGATCCGGAGCTCGCCCGCACCATGGCCGAGGCGGTCCTGGCCTGGACCTTCTTCCTGCAGCGCGACATGCCGGCCTACCGGCGCCAGCAGGAGGCCGGGATCTGGCGGCCCCTGCCCTATCGCGCCCCGGCCGAGATGACGGTCGGCCTGCTCGGGTTCGGGCTGCTCGGCGCGGCGGCCGCGGGGCGGCTCGACGAGGCGGGGTTCCGGGTCGCCGCCTGGAGCCGCACGCCGCGGGCGCGGCCCGGCGCGGAGGCGGGCGCGACGCTCGCCGGGCCGGACGGGCTGGCGCGGCTCCTCGCCGGCAGCGACGTGGTCGTCTGCCTGCTGCCGATGACGCCGGCGACGCGCGGCCTCCTCGGCGCGGCACAATTCGCCGCCATGAAGCCGGGGGCGGCCCTGATGAATTTCGGGCGCGGCCCGATCGTCGCCACCGACGCGCTCCTCGCCGCGCTCGAGTCCGGGCAGCTCTCCCACGCCGTCCTCGACGTGTTCGACACCGAGCCGCTGCCCCCCGAATCCCCGCTCTGGCGGCATCCCGGGGTGACGGTCCTGCCCCACGTCACCGCGCCGACGAACCCCCGCAGCGCCGCCGCCATCGTGGCGGAGAACCTGCGCGGCTACCGGCGGACCGGGCGCATTCCCGCCGCCGTGGACGCGGCGCGGGGCTACTAA
- the repA gene encoding plasmid partitioning protein RepA, with protein MNQAATAIPAPPLPISPSAMIGAHAAVLRAQLQAISSGLFPPLSAKTLRRFTSAEVARIIGITVSRLQQLAAEGLGPQPEVSPTGRRSYSLADIHGLRAYLDEQARAGRRYQPRRGEGDPLQVVAVANFKGGSGKTTTSAHLAQHLVLKGYRVLALDLDPQASLSALLGVQPELEVGESETLFGAIRYDAARRPLEAIIRPTYFTGLDLVPANLELMEFEHETPRALGLRRPGEPLFFDRVAQAIESVEERYDVVVIDCPPQLGYLTLSALCAASALLITVHPQMLDVASMSQFLAMTEDLLGVVAEHGGRLQYDWLRYLVTRYEQQDAPQTRIVGMLRTLFEDAVLTAPMLKSSAISDAGLSKQTLYEIGREGVTRSTYDRALESLEAVNGEIEGLIRRAWGRA; from the coding sequence ATGAACCAGGCCGCCACCGCGATCCCGGCGCCGCCGCTGCCGATCTCGCCCAGCGCGATGATCGGCGCGCACGCGGCCGTGCTGCGCGCCCAGCTCCAGGCGATCTCCTCGGGCCTGTTCCCGCCGCTCTCGGCCAAGACGCTGCGCCGCTTCACCTCGGCCGAGGTCGCCCGCATCATCGGCATCACGGTCTCGCGCCTGCAGCAGCTCGCCGCCGAGGGGCTCGGCCCCCAGCCCGAGGTCTCGCCGACCGGGCGGCGCTCCTACAGCCTCGCGGACATTCACGGGCTTCGCGCCTACCTGGACGAGCAGGCCCGGGCCGGCCGGCGCTACCAGCCGCGCCGCGGCGAGGGCGACCCGCTCCAGGTCGTCGCGGTCGCCAACTTCAAGGGCGGCTCGGGCAAGACCACGACCTCGGCCCACCTCGCCCAGCACCTCGTGCTCAAGGGCTACCGCGTGCTCGCCCTGGACCTCGACCCGCAGGCGAGCCTCTCGGCCCTGCTCGGGGTGCAGCCGGAGCTGGAGGTGGGCGAGAGCGAGACGCTGTTCGGCGCCATCCGGTACGATGCCGCCCGCCGCCCCCTCGAGGCGATCATCCGGCCGACCTACTTCACCGGCCTCGACCTCGTGCCGGCCAATCTCGAACTGATGGAGTTCGAGCACGAGACGCCGCGCGCGCTCGGCCTGCGCCGGCCCGGCGAGCCGCTGTTCTTCGACCGGGTCGCGCAGGCGATCGAGTCGGTGGAGGAGCGCTACGACGTCGTGGTGATCGACTGCCCGCCGCAGCTCGGCTACCTGACCCTGTCGGCCCTCTGCGCCGCCTCCGCCCTGCTGATCACCGTCCATCCGCAGATGCTCGACGTCGCCTCGATGAGCCAGTTCCTGGCCATGACCGAGGACCTGCTCGGCGTCGTCGCGGAGCATGGCGGGCGCCTGCAATACGATTGGCTGCGCTACCTCGTCACCCGCTACGAGCAGCAGGACGCGCCGCAGACCCGGATCGTCGGCATGCTGCGGACGCTCTTCGAGGACGCGGTGCTGACCGCGCCGATGCTCAAATCCTCGGCCATCTCGGATGCGGGCCTGTCGAAGCAGACCCTGTACGAGATCGGCCGCGAGGGCGTCACCCGCTCGACCTACGACCGGGCGCTCGAGTCCCTGGAGGCGGTGAACGGCGAGATCGAGGGGCTGATCCGCCGGGCCTGGGGGCGCGCATGA
- the repB gene encoding plasmid partitioning protein RepB, which produces MSRKSNLDALFAAKPVHKPVHLPAPLPAPSPEPDGFAAANQTPDGTEFAAANPPAAPRRRSGAIGAMSQTLRGLAAQADAAASLEAGSAVVEIEPGLIDASFIADRVADPTDPSLASLVESVRESGQQVPVLVRPHPVSAGRYQIAYGRRRVRAAQILARPVRAVIRPLTDAELVIAQGKENLERRDLSYIERAFFARRLEEHGFPRDTITAAMGVGKGDLSTLISVARTVPDDILAAIGPAPAAGRPRWMLLAEGIRTADRAALSALLADPAFRAKPTDQRFAAILAAVAAPPARGGRPQVWTDPQGRRLARVERGADRVALSFDERLEPGLADYILDQLPEILAAYRRSRS; this is translated from the coding sequence ATGAGCCGGAAATCGAACCTCGACGCGCTGTTCGCCGCCAAGCCCGTGCACAAGCCCGTGCACTTGCCGGCGCCCCTGCCCGCGCCCTCGCCCGAGCCGGACGGGTTTGCAGCTGCAAACCAGACCCCGGACGGGACCGAGTTTGCAGCTGCAAACCCGCCGGCCGCGCCGCGGCGCCGCAGCGGCGCCATCGGGGCGATGAGCCAGACCCTGCGGGGGCTGGCCGCCCAGGCCGACGCCGCCGCGAGCCTCGAAGCCGGCTCGGCCGTGGTCGAGATCGAGCCCGGGCTGATCGACGCCTCCTTCATCGCCGACCGGGTCGCCGACCCGACCGACCCGAGCCTCGCGAGCCTCGTCGAGAGCGTGCGCGAGAGCGGCCAGCAGGTGCCGGTCCTGGTGCGGCCGCACCCGGTCAGCGCCGGCCGCTACCAGATCGCCTACGGGCGCCGCCGCGTGCGGGCGGCGCAGATCCTGGCCCGGCCGGTGCGGGCCGTGATCCGGCCGCTCACCGATGCCGAACTCGTTATCGCCCAGGGCAAGGAGAACCTGGAGCGGCGCGACCTGAGCTATATCGAGCGGGCCTTCTTCGCCCGGCGGCTGGAGGAGCACGGCTTCCCGCGCGACACGATCACGGCGGCGATGGGGGTCGGCAAGGGCGACCTCTCGACCCTGATCTCGGTCGCCCGCACGGTGCCGGATGACATTCTGGCGGCGATCGGCCCGGCCCCGGCCGCCGGTCGGCCGCGCTGGATGCTGCTCGCCGAGGGGATCCGGACGGCGGACCGCGCCGCCCTCTCGGCCCTGCTCGCCGATCCGGCCTTCCGGGCGAAGCCGACCGACCAGCGCTTCGCCGCGATCCTGGCCGCGGTCGCGGCACCGCCGGCGCGGGGCGGGCGGCCCCAGGTCTGGACGGACCCGCAGGGCCGCAGGCTCGCCCGCGTCGAGCGCGGCGCCGACCGCGTCGCGCTCTCCTTCGACGAGCGCCTTGAGCCGGGCCTCGCGGACTACATCCTTGACCAGCTTCCCGAGATCCTGGCCGCCTACCGCCGGTCCAGAAGCTGA
- a CDS encoding Spy/CpxP family protein refolding chaperone: MSNGAMNGPAAQAPAPRRILRRTALALGLLLAGGTAGLAVAMGGAPDGFGFRDPGQRLARLQFMARRALDSVGATSDQENRIHDIIASASAALMKEGPTHEEMRRRLADLLKAPTVDRAAIEALRAEMVRSVDARSKIIAGALVDAAGQVSAEQRAKLVDRVASAMEQHRGFGRWRHPWGGEGGRPERGPGWPQFGGAGPQPGGAGPQPGGAGPERN, from the coding sequence ATGAGCAACGGTGCGATGAACGGCCCCGCCGCGCAGGCGCCGGCCCCGCGGCGGATTCTGCGCCGGACCGCCCTGGCCCTCGGCCTCCTGCTCGCCGGTGGCACGGCCGGCCTCGCCGTCGCGATGGGCGGCGCCCCGGACGGCTTCGGCTTCCGGGATCCCGGCCAGCGCCTCGCGCGCCTGCAGTTCATGGCCCGGCGCGCGCTCGACTCGGTCGGGGCGACCTCGGACCAGGAGAACCGCATCCACGACATCATCGCCTCGGCCTCGGCCGCGCTGATGAAGGAGGGGCCCACGCACGAGGAGATGCGCCGGCGGCTCGCGGACCTCCTGAAGGCCCCGACCGTCGACCGGGCCGCCATCGAGGCCCTGCGCGCCGAGATGGTGCGCAGCGTCGATGCGCGCTCCAAGATCATCGCCGGGGCGCTCGTGGACGCCGCCGGACAGGTCAGCGCCGAGCAGCGCGCCAAGCTCGTCGACCGCGTCGCCAGCGCCATGGAGCAGCATCGCGGCTTCGGCCGCTGGCGGCATCCCTGGGGCGGGGAGGGCGGGCGTCCCGAGCGCGGGCCGGGCTGGCCCCAGTTCGGCGGAGCCGGCCCGCAGCCCGGCGGAGCCGGGCCGCAGCCCGGCGGAGCCGGGCCCGAGAGGAACTGA
- a CDS encoding response regulator, which yields MAERLLLIDDDRRLAAMVAEYLSAEGYAVACQPTAREGHDALRRERFDAVILDVMLPDGDGFELCRQIRTHSRVPILMLTAKGEDTDRIIGLEIGADDYLPKPFNPRELLARIRALLRRQRAPQEARLDFGRLQIDPGSRVVRLDGVERRLTSHQFDLLLAFATHAGRVLSRERLMDLVKGEDLDAFDRSIDVHVSRLRALIEDDPRHPRRLLTIRGAGYVFAREQDAER from the coding sequence ATGGCCGAGAGACTGCTCCTCATCGACGACGACCGGCGCCTCGCCGCGATGGTGGCGGAGTACCTCTCGGCCGAGGGCTACGCGGTCGCCTGCCAGCCCACGGCGCGGGAGGGCCACGACGCCCTCCGGCGCGAGCGCTTCGACGCCGTGATCCTCGACGTGATGCTGCCGGACGGCGACGGCTTCGAGCTCTGCCGCCAGATCCGCACCCACTCGCGGGTGCCGATCTTGATGCTGACCGCCAAGGGCGAGGACACCGACCGCATCATCGGCCTGGAGATCGGGGCCGACGATTACCTGCCCAAGCCCTTCAACCCGCGCGAGCTGCTCGCGCGCATCCGCGCCCTGCTGCGGCGCCAGCGCGCCCCGCAGGAGGCCCGGCTCGATTTCGGGCGGCTGCAGATCGATCCCGGATCCCGGGTCGTGCGGCTCGACGGGGTGGAGCGGCGGCTCACCAGCCACCAGTTCGACCTCCTCCTCGCCTTCGCGACCCATGCCGGGCGGGTGCTCAGCCGCGAGCGGCTGATGGACCTCGTCAAGGGCGAGGATCTCGACGCCTTCGACCGCTCCATCGACGTGCACGTCTCGCGCCTGCGGGCGCTGATCGAGGACGATCCCCGCCACCCGCGCCGCCTCCTCACCATCCGGGGCGCCGGCTACGTCTTCGCCCGCGAGCAGGATGCCGAGCGGTGA